The Streptomyces sp. DH-12 genome has a window encoding:
- a CDS encoding SDR family oxidoreductase, with amino-acid sequence MTGLEGARERRVRTGGVELCVAELGDPERPTVVLVHGYPDSKEVWSRVAPRLAGRFHVVAYDVRGHGRSTAPRPLRGGFTLEKLTDDFLAVADAVSPDRPVHLVGHDWGSVQGWEFVTVPRARERIASFTSVSGPSLDHFGHWINRRVARPTPRRAVQLLGQGARSWYVYALHTPVLPELAWRGPLGRSWPRLLERAERVPGDGYPTASLPSDAAHGAWLYRDNVRPRLRDPRPDAYAHVPVQLVTPLGDRFLSPRIHDGLERWAPRLTRRTLSSGHWAPRSRPDQLATWITDFVTSVEDGRPEGRARGRYADRFGGRLVLVTGAGSGIGRATALAFAEAGARVVAVDRDADAALRTAGEARARGAVDAWAETADVADERAVEKLAERVTAAHGVVDVLVNNAGVGLGGSFLDTTTEDWKRVLDVNLWGVIHGCLHFGRRMAERGQGGHIVNVASAAAFQPSRSLPAYGASKAAVLMLSESLRADLAERGIGVTAVCPGFVTTGIASTARFAGTDTAEERRRRGKADRLYRLRNYPPEKVAAAVLRAVVRDEAVVPVTPEARAAYALARWLPGAARRIARVRPPV; translated from the coding sequence GTGACGGGACTCGAGGGTGCGCGGGAGCGCCGGGTGCGGACCGGCGGGGTCGAGCTGTGCGTGGCCGAGCTGGGCGACCCGGAGCGCCCCACGGTCGTCCTGGTGCACGGCTACCCGGACAGCAAGGAGGTGTGGTCGCGGGTCGCGCCGCGCCTCGCCGGACGGTTCCACGTGGTGGCCTACGACGTCCGCGGGCACGGCCGGTCGACGGCGCCGCGTCCGCTGCGCGGCGGGTTCACGCTGGAGAAGCTGACGGACGACTTCCTGGCCGTGGCGGACGCGGTGAGCCCGGACCGGCCGGTGCACCTGGTGGGGCACGACTGGGGCTCGGTGCAGGGGTGGGAGTTCGTCACGGTGCCGCGTGCGCGGGAGCGGATCGCGTCGTTCACCTCGGTCTCGGGTCCCTCGCTGGACCACTTCGGACACTGGATCAACCGCCGCGTGGCCCGGCCGACCCCGCGCCGGGCGGTGCAGCTGCTGGGCCAGGGCGCCCGGTCCTGGTACGTCTATGCGCTGCACACCCCCGTGCTGCCCGAGCTGGCCTGGCGCGGGCCGCTCGGCCGGAGCTGGCCCCGGCTGCTGGAGCGCGCGGAGCGGGTGCCCGGCGACGGCTACCCGACGGCGTCCCTGCCGTCGGACGCCGCGCACGGCGCCTGGCTCTACCGGGACAACGTGCGGCCGCGACTGCGCGACCCGCGCCCCGACGCCTACGCCCACGTGCCCGTGCAGCTCGTCACACCGCTGGGGGACCGGTTCCTCTCACCGCGGATCCACGACGGTCTGGAGCGGTGGGCGCCCCGGCTGACCCGGCGCACCCTGTCCTCGGGCCACTGGGCGCCGCGCAGCCGGCCCGACCAGCTGGCCACCTGGATCACCGACTTCGTGACGTCCGTGGAGGACGGGCGGCCCGAGGGGCGGGCCCGGGGCCGGTACGCCGACCGGTTCGGCGGGCGGCTGGTGCTGGTGACGGGCGCGGGGAGCGGCATCGGACGGGCCACCGCGCTGGCGTTCGCCGAGGCGGGCGCGCGGGTGGTGGCGGTCGACCGGGACGCCGACGCGGCGCTCCGCACCGCCGGGGAGGCCCGTGCGCGCGGTGCCGTGGACGCCTGGGCGGAGACGGCGGACGTGGCCGACGAGCGGGCCGTGGAGAAGCTCGCCGAGCGGGTCACCGCCGCGCACGGGGTGGTGGACGTGCTGGTGAACAACGCGGGCGTCGGCCTGGGCGGTTCCTTCCTCGACACCACGACGGAGGACTGGAAGCGGGTCCTCGACGTCAACCTGTGGGGCGTGATCCACGGTTGTCTGCACTTCGGGAGGCGGATGGCGGAGCGCGGACAGGGCGGCCACATCGTCAACGTGGCGTCCGCGGCCGCGTTCCAGCCGTCGAGGTCGCTGCCCGCCTACGGGGCGTCCAAGGCGGCGGTGCTGATGCTCAGCGAGTCCCTGCGGGCCGACCTGGCGGAGCGGGGGATCGGCGTGACGGCGGTGTGCCCGGGGTTCGTCACCACGGGGATCGCCTCCACCGCGCGCTTCGCCGGCACGGACACGGCGGAGGAGCGGCGCAGGCGGGGGAAGGCGGACCGGCTGTACCGGCTGCGGAACTACCCGCCGGAGAAGGTCGCCGCCGCGGTCCTGCGGGCGGTGGTGCGCGACGAGGCGGTCGTGCCGGTCACCCCGGAGGCGCGGGCCGCGTACGCGCTGGCGCGCTGGCTGCCGGGGGCCGCGCGGAGGATCGCGCGGGTGAGGCCGCCGGTGTGA
- the pheA gene encoding prephenate dehydratase has protein sequence MPASYAYLGPEGTFTEVALRTLPEAATRELVPYVSVQSALDAVRAGEAEAAFVPIENSVEGGITTTLDELVAGAPLMIYREVLLSITFALLVRPGTELSDIKTVTAHPAAQPQVRNWLRTHLPDAVWESAASNADGARLVQEGRYDAAFAGEFAAARYGLEALETGIHDAENAQTRFVLVGRPARPAAPTGADKTSVVLWQRDDHPGGLRDLLGEFATRGINLMLLQSRPTGAGIGNYCFCVDAEGHISDRRMAEALMGLKRICLQVRYLGSYPRAGVRPGEVQPPYPGTSDEEFMGAADWVARCQDGRF, from the coding sequence ATGCCAGCGAGCTATGCGTATCTCGGCCCAGAGGGCACCTTCACCGAAGTCGCCCTGCGCACGCTTCCCGAGGCGGCCACGCGTGAGCTGGTCCCGTACGTGTCCGTGCAGTCCGCGCTCGACGCGGTGCGCGCCGGCGAGGCCGAGGCCGCTTTCGTCCCCATCGAGAACTCGGTGGAGGGCGGGATCACCACCACCCTCGACGAGCTGGTCGCGGGCGCCCCGCTGATGATCTACCGCGAGGTGCTGCTGTCGATCACCTTCGCGTTGCTGGTCCGCCCGGGCACCGAGCTGTCGGACATCAAGACGGTGACCGCCCACCCGGCCGCCCAGCCGCAGGTGCGCAACTGGCTCCGCACGCACCTGCCCGACGCCGTCTGGGAGTCGGCCGCCTCGAACGCGGACGGTGCGCGGCTGGTCCAGGAGGGCCGGTACGACGCCGCCTTCGCCGGCGAGTTCGCGGCGGCCCGGTACGGGCTGGAGGCGCTGGAGACGGGCATCCACGACGCGGAGAACGCCCAGACGCGGTTCGTGCTGGTGGGCCGGCCCGCGCGTCCGGCGGCGCCGACCGGGGCGGACAAGACCTCGGTGGTCCTGTGGCAGCGCGACGACCACCCGGGCGGTCTGCGCGACCTGCTGGGTGAGTTCGCCACCCGCGGCATCAACCTGATGCTGCTGCAGTCGCGGCCGACCGGAGCCGGCATCGGCAACTACTGCTTCTGCGTCGACGCCGAGGGGCACATCTCCGACCGTCGGATGGCGGAGGCGCTGATGGGCCTGAAGCGCATCTGCCTCCAGGTGCGTTACCTCGGCTCGTACCCGAGGGCGGGCGTGCGTCCCGGTGAGGTGCAGCCGCCGTACCCGGGGACGTCGGACGAGGAGTTCATGGGGGCGGCGGACTGGGTGGCGCGTTGCCAGGACGGCCGGTTCTGA
- a CDS encoding ABC transporter permease, translating into MYDPTVARLTYRALLGRRRALILGALPLLLLVISLAVRALAGADDQTAADVLGGLALATMVPIIGVIAGTGAIGPEIDDGSVVYLLSKPIKRPTIIYTKLIVAVAVTMVFSAVPTLIAGFVLNGNGRQVAVAYTVAALVASIAYAALFLLLGTVSRHAVVLGLVYALVWEALFGSLVPGARTLSVQQWSLAVAEKVAGGELVTSDVGLTTATVALVAVTVLATWYAGQKLRTLTLAGEE; encoded by the coding sequence ATGTACGACCCCACAGTCGCCCGGCTCACCTACCGGGCCCTGCTCGGCCGTCGCCGGGCCCTCATCCTGGGCGCACTGCCCCTGCTGCTCCTCGTGATCTCCCTGGCGGTGCGCGCCCTCGCCGGCGCCGACGACCAGACCGCCGCCGACGTCCTCGGCGGCCTGGCGCTCGCCACCATGGTGCCGATCATCGGCGTCATCGCGGGCACCGGCGCGATCGGCCCGGAGATCGACGACGGCTCGGTGGTGTACCTGCTGTCCAAGCCGATCAAGCGGCCGACGATCATCTACACCAAGCTGATCGTCGCCGTCGCCGTCACCATGGTGTTCTCCGCGGTGCCGACGCTGATCGCGGGCTTCGTCCTCAACGGCAACGGCCGGCAGGTCGCGGTCGCCTACACGGTGGCCGCCCTGGTCGCCTCGATCGCCTACGCGGCGCTGTTCCTGCTGCTCGGCACGGTCTCGCGGCACGCGGTGGTCCTCGGCCTGGTGTACGCGCTGGTCTGGGAGGCGCTGTTCGGTTCCCTGGTGCCCGGCGCGCGCACGCTGAGCGTCCAGCAGTGGTCCCTCGCCGTGGCGGAGAAGGTGGCGGGCGGCGAGCTGGTCACCTCGGACGTGGGCCTGACCACGGCGACGGTCGCGCTGGTCGCCGTCACGGTGCTGGCCACCTGGTACGCCGGCCAGAAGCTGCGCACGCTGACGCTCGCCGGCGAGGAGTGA
- a CDS encoding LLM class flavin-dependent oxidoreductase: protein MSLRLSTVILPYRRWHEGSRSAWVRAEELGFHAGYTYDHLSWRSFRDGPWFGAVPTLTAAAGVTERMRLGTLVTSPNFRHPVTLAKELISLDDISGGRVTLGIGAGGTGFDATALGQEPWTPRERADRFAEFVPLLDRLLTEATVSYEGDFYAAHEARNVPGCVQRPRLPFAVAATGPRGLRLAARHGQAWVTTGDPKLYESGTPEQSVQAIRRQTEKLADACAEIGRDVTELDKILLTGFTPDRGRPLESLEAFVDFAGRHIALGFTEIVLHWPVPDSDFAADQKVFERIAMEAPAQLR, encoded by the coding sequence ATGAGCCTGCGCCTGAGCACCGTGATCCTCCCGTACCGCCGCTGGCACGAGGGCAGCCGTTCCGCCTGGGTGCGGGCCGAGGAGCTCGGCTTCCACGCGGGCTACACCTACGACCACCTGTCCTGGCGCAGCTTCCGCGACGGCCCCTGGTTCGGCGCCGTCCCGACGCTCACCGCCGCCGCGGGCGTGACCGAGCGGATGCGTCTGGGCACGCTGGTGACCTCGCCGAACTTCCGGCACCCGGTCACCCTCGCCAAGGAGCTCATCTCCCTCGACGACATCTCCGGCGGCCGGGTCACCCTCGGCATCGGCGCGGGCGGCACCGGCTTCGACGCCACCGCCCTCGGCCAGGAACCGTGGACCCCGCGCGAGCGCGCCGACCGCTTCGCCGAGTTCGTGCCCCTGCTGGACCGGCTGCTCACCGAGGCCACGGTGTCGTACGAGGGCGACTTCTACGCGGCGCACGAGGCGCGCAACGTCCCCGGCTGTGTCCAGCGGCCCCGGCTGCCGTTCGCCGTGGCGGCGACCGGACCGCGCGGACTGCGGCTCGCCGCCCGCCACGGGCAGGCGTGGGTGACCACCGGCGACCCGAAGCTGTACGAGAGCGGCACGCCCGAGCAGTCGGTTCAGGCCATTCGCCGCCAGACGGAGAAGCTCGCCGACGCCTGCGCCGAGATCGGCCGGGACGTCACCGAACTGGACAAGATCCTGCTCACCGGGTTCACCCCGGACCGGGGCCGCCCGCTGGAGTCCCTGGAGGCGTTCGTCGACTTCGCCGGCCGCCACATCGCGCTGGGATTCACCGAGATCGTGCTGCACTGGCCCGTCCCCGACTCCGACTTCGCGGCGGACCAGAAGGTCTTCGAACGGATCGCGATGGAGGCCCCGGCGCAGCTGCGATGA
- a CDS encoding HAD family hydrolase, with product MSGALSPFPYRLVATDLDGTLLRDDHSVSGRTREALAAAAAAGAAHIVVTGRAVPWTRPILEDLGYQGLAVCGQGAQVYDAGTGRLLTSVTLDRQLAGVALAKIEAEVGPLHLAASRDGLDGEVLVGPGYDVAGALPATPFTDASDLWAAPLNKLYIQHPELSSDELAAAAERTAGGFVTVVMAGEGIVELLPLGLSKATGLSLAARRLGVKAAETIAFGDMPNDIPMFAWAGHGVAMANAHRELRAVADEVTASNEDDGIAVVLERLLG from the coding sequence GTGAGCGGCGCGCTGTCCCCCTTCCCGTACCGGCTCGTCGCCACCGACCTGGACGGCACGCTGCTGCGTGACGACCACTCGGTGTCCGGACGCACCCGTGAGGCGCTCGCCGCGGCCGCCGCGGCGGGTGCCGCGCACATCGTCGTCACCGGCCGCGCGGTGCCCTGGACCCGCCCGATCCTCGAGGACCTCGGCTACCAGGGCCTCGCGGTCTGCGGCCAGGGCGCCCAGGTGTACGACGCCGGGACCGGCCGGCTGCTGACCTCCGTGACGCTGGACCGGCAGCTCGCCGGGGTGGCGCTCGCCAAGATAGAGGCGGAGGTCGGCCCGCTGCACCTGGCGGCGAGCCGGGACGGCCTGGACGGCGAGGTGCTGGTCGGGCCGGGTTACGACGTCGCCGGCGCGCTGCCGGCGACGCCGTTCACGGACGCCTCGGACCTGTGGGCGGCCCCGCTGAACAAGCTGTACATCCAGCATCCGGAGCTGAGTTCGGACGAGCTGGCCGCGGCGGCCGAGCGCACCGCGGGCGGTTTCGTCACCGTCGTCATGGCGGGCGAGGGCATCGTGGAGCTGCTGCCGCTCGGGCTGTCCAAGGCGACGGGGCTGTCGCTCGCCGCCCGCCGGCTCGGCGTGAAGGCGGCGGAGACGATCGCCTTCGGCGACATGCCCAACGACATCCCGATGTTCGCCTGGGCCGGCCACGGCGTCGCCATGGCCAACGCCCACCGTGAGCTGCGGGCGGTCGCCGACGAGGTGACGGCGTCCAACGAGGACGACGGCATCGCGGTGGTGCTGGAGCGCCTGCTGGGCTGA
- a CDS encoding ABC transporter ATP-binding protein, translating into MTTLSIDHVSRWFGNVVAVNDVTMTIGPGVTGLLGPNGAGKSTLINMMGGFLAPSTGTVTLDGEQVWRNERIYRHIGIVPEREAMYDFLTGREFVLANAELHGLGAKAAQKALATVEMEYAQDRKIATYSKGMRQRVKMASALVHDPSLLLLDEPFNGMDPRQRMQLMDLLRRMGDEGRTVLFSSHILEEVEQLAWHIEVVVAGRHAASGDFRRIRRLMTDRPHRYLVRSSDDRALAAALIADPSTSGIEVDVTEGALRIQAVDFGRFTALLPKVAREHGIRLLTVSPSDESLESVFSYLVAA; encoded by the coding sequence GTGACAACCCTCAGCATCGACCACGTCTCCCGCTGGTTCGGCAACGTGGTCGCCGTCAACGACGTCACCATGACCATCGGCCCCGGCGTCACCGGCCTGCTCGGCCCCAACGGCGCCGGCAAGTCCACCCTGATCAACATGATGGGCGGCTTCCTCGCCCCCTCCACCGGCACCGTCACCCTCGACGGCGAGCAGGTGTGGCGGAACGAGAGGATCTACCGGCACATCGGCATCGTCCCCGAGCGCGAGGCGATGTACGACTTCCTCACCGGCCGCGAGTTCGTCCTCGCCAACGCCGAGCTGCACGGCCTGGGCGCCAAGGCCGCCCAGAAGGCGCTCGCCACGGTGGAGATGGAGTACGCGCAGGACCGCAAGATCGCCACCTACTCCAAGGGCATGCGGCAGCGGGTGAAGATGGCCTCCGCGCTGGTCCACGACCCGTCGCTGCTCCTGCTGGACGAGCCCTTCAACGGCATGGACCCGCGCCAGCGCATGCAGCTGATGGACCTGTTGCGGCGGATGGGCGACGAGGGCCGCACCGTGCTGTTCTCCTCCCACATCCTCGAAGAGGTCGAGCAGCTCGCCTGGCACATCGAGGTCGTCGTCGCCGGCCGGCACGCGGCCAGCGGTGACTTCCGCCGGATCCGCCGCCTGATGACGGACCGCCCGCACCGCTACCTGGTCCGCTCCAGCGACGACCGCGCCCTCGCGGCCGCGCTGATCGCCGACCCGTCCACGTCCGGCATCGAGGTGGACGTCACGGAGGGCGCCCTGCGCATCCAGGCCGTCGACTTCGGCCGCTTCACCGCGCTGCTGCCGAAGGTCGCGAGGGAGCACGGCATCCGCCTGCTCACGGTCTCGCCGTCCGACGAGTCCCTCGAGTCCGTGTTCTCGTACCTGGTCGCGGCGTAG
- a CDS encoding Cof-type HAD-IIB family hydrolase, with protein sequence MRDNGGVTSAIREPETPAATTPPRLIATDLDGTLLRDDKSVSPRTVTALAAAEEAGIEVFFVTGRPARWMDVVSDHVHGHGLAICGNGAAVVDLHGGPGAHRFVKVRELPRGNALDAVGLLRDAAPGTVYAVEQTYGFHQEPAYPKLHMETPDGLAPAEELLAPDSPTGAEPVLKILAYHPEMEPDAFLTLARLAIGDRATVTRSSPSALLEISGPGVSKASTLALCCAERGISHEEVVAFGDMPNDVEMLTWAGRSYAMGNAHPDVLAAASGRTVANNDDGVAVVIEQLLNERTRA encoded by the coding sequence ATGCGGGACAATGGCGGGGTGACCTCAGCGATCCGAGAGCCCGAGACCCCGGCCGCCACCACCCCACCGCGGCTCATCGCCACCGACCTCGACGGCACCCTGCTCCGCGACGACAAGTCGGTGTCCCCGCGGACCGTCACGGCCCTCGCCGCCGCCGAGGAGGCGGGCATCGAGGTCTTCTTCGTCACCGGCCGCCCGGCCCGCTGGATGGACGTGGTCAGCGACCACGTGCACGGCCACGGCCTCGCCATCTGCGGCAACGGCGCCGCCGTCGTCGACCTGCACGGCGGTCCGGGCGCGCACCGCTTCGTCAAGGTGCGCGAGCTGCCTCGCGGCAACGCCCTGGACGCGGTGGGCCTGCTGCGCGACGCCGCCCCGGGCACGGTGTACGCCGTGGAGCAGACCTACGGCTTCCACCAGGAGCCGGCGTACCCGAAGCTGCACATGGAGACACCGGACGGCCTGGCGCCCGCCGAGGAGCTGCTGGCCCCGGACTCCCCCACCGGCGCCGAACCGGTGCTGAAGATCCTCGCGTACCACCCCGAGATGGAGCCGGACGCGTTCCTCACCCTGGCCCGGCTCGCCATCGGCGACCGCGCCACCGTGACCCGCTCCAGCCCGAGCGCCCTGCTGGAGATCAGCGGGCCCGGCGTCTCCAAGGCGAGCACCCTCGCGCTGTGCTGCGCCGAGCGCGGCATCTCGCACGAGGAGGTCGTCGCCTTCGGGGACATGCCGAACGACGTCGAGATGCTGACCTGGGCGGGCCGTTCCTACGCGATGGGCAACGCCCACCCGGACGTGCTCGCCGCCGCCTCGGGCCGCACGGTCGCCAACAACGACGACGGCGTGGCCGTGGTGATCGAGCAGCTGCTGAACGAACGGACGCGGGCGTAA
- a CDS encoding RNA 2'-phosphotransferase, whose protein sequence is MDERRVVRVSKYLAKHLRHQPGRIGLTPDAAGWVEIDALIDAAAEHGFPLTREELDHVVAANDKRRFAVEGARIHASQGHTVPVDLRLPPAVPPARLYHGTVARNLEAIRAEGLRPMNRHAVHLSADRETATRVGARRGRPVVLPVDAGAMHHDGRVFHVSANGVWLTEAVPARYLRFAEGR, encoded by the coding sequence ATGGACGAAAGACGCGTCGTGCGGGTGTCGAAGTACCTCGCCAAGCACCTGCGCCACCAGCCCGGGAGGATCGGGCTGACCCCCGACGCGGCCGGCTGGGTCGAGATCGACGCGCTGATCGACGCGGCGGCGGAGCACGGTTTCCCGCTCACCCGGGAGGAGCTGGACCACGTCGTCGCCGCCAATGACAAACGGCGTTTCGCCGTCGAGGGCGCCCGGATCCACGCCAGTCAGGGACACACCGTCCCCGTGGACCTCCGGCTGCCGCCCGCCGTCCCTCCGGCCCGGCTCTACCACGGCACCGTCGCCCGGAACCTGGAGGCGATCCGTGCCGAGGGCCTGCGGCCGATGAACCGGCACGCCGTGCACCTGTCCGCCGACCGCGAGACCGCCACCCGCGTCGGCGCCCGCCGGGGCCGGCCGGTGGTGCTGCCGGTCGACGCGGGCGCCATGCACCACGACGGCCGTGTCTTCCACGTCAGCGCCAACGGCGTCTGGCTGACCGAGGCCGTCCCGGCCCGTTATCTGCGCTTCGCCGAGGGCCGGTAG
- a CDS encoding ABC transporter ATP-binding protein, which produces MIATESLSKRFPRVTALDRLSVDVGPGVTGLVGANGAGKSTLIKILLGLSPATEGRAEVLGLDVATEGAAIRERVGYMPEHDCLPPDVSATEFVVHMARMSGLPATAARERTADTLRHVGLYEERYRPIGGYSTGMKQRVKLAQALVHDPRLVFLDEPTNGLDPVGRDEMLGLIRRIHTDFGISVLVTSHLLGELERTCDHVVVVDGGRLLRSSSTRDFTQTTTTLAIEVTDTDEHPDGTRAVREALHARGVTVQDGSGLPGAGRVLLLTAQGEDTYDLVRDVIADLGLGLVRMEQRRHQIAEVFTNDADDAQRKEAVGHGG; this is translated from the coding sequence GTGATCGCGACCGAAAGCCTGAGCAAGCGGTTCCCCCGGGTGACCGCGCTTGACCGGCTCTCCGTGGACGTCGGGCCCGGTGTGACCGGGCTCGTCGGAGCCAACGGGGCCGGCAAGTCCACGTTGATCAAGATCCTGCTGGGTCTGTCCCCCGCCACGGAGGGCCGCGCCGAAGTGCTCGGACTCGACGTCGCCACCGAGGGCGCCGCCATCCGGGAGCGGGTCGGCTACATGCCCGAGCACGACTGCCTGCCCCCGGACGTCTCGGCCACCGAGTTCGTCGTCCACATGGCGCGCATGTCCGGACTGCCGGCCACCGCGGCCCGGGAGCGCACCGCGGACACCCTGCGCCACGTCGGCCTGTACGAGGAGCGCTACCGCCCCATCGGCGGCTACTCGACCGGCATGAAGCAGCGGGTGAAGCTCGCGCAGGCCCTCGTGCACGACCCGCGGCTGGTCTTCCTGGACGAGCCGACCAACGGCCTCGACCCGGTCGGCCGCGACGAGATGCTCGGTCTCATCCGCCGCATCCACACCGACTTCGGCATCTCGGTCCTGGTCACCTCCCACCTGCTGGGCGAGCTGGAACGCACCTGCGACCACGTCGTCGTGGTGGACGGCGGCAGGCTGCTGCGCTCCTCCTCCACGCGGGACTTCACGCAGACCACCACCACCCTCGCGATCGAGGTCACCGACACCGACGAGCACCCCGACGGCACCCGCGCGGTGCGCGAGGCGCTCCACGCGCGCGGGGTGACCGTCCAGGACGGCAGCGGACTGCCGGGCGCCGGGCGCGTCCTGCTGCTCACCGCGCAGGGCGAGGACACCTACGACCTGGTCCGGGACGTGATCGCGGACCTGGGCCTCGGCCTGGTGCGCATGGAACAGCGGCGGCACCAGATCGCCGAGGTCTTCACGAACGACGCGGACGACGCGCAGCGGAAGGAGGCGGTCGGCCATGGCGGCTGA
- the serS gene encoding serine--tRNA ligase gives MIDLRLLREDPDRVRASQRARGEDVALVDALLSADERRRSSGVRFDELRAEQKSLGKLIGKAAGDEKAELLKKAEQLKADVKAADAERDAADAETQELLLRLSNLVHPDVPVGGEEDFVTLETHGTVRDFAAEGFEPKDHLELGQLLGAIDVERGAKVSGSRFYFLTGVGALLELALVNAAMAQATAAGFTPMLTPALVRPQSMAGTGFLGQASQDVYHLDKDDLYLVGTSEVALAAYHMDEILEADRLPLRYAGFSPCFRREAGSHGKDTRGIFRVHQFDKVEMFSYVTPEESQEEHRRLLEWEKQWLTSLELPFRVIDVASGDLGSSAARKYDCEAWIPTQGKYRELTSTSDCTEFQSRRLQIRVREDKKVRPLATLNGTLCAVPRTIVAILENHQQPDGSVRVPEVLRPYLGGRELLEPVAK, from the coding sequence GTGATTGACCTTCGCCTGCTCCGTGAGGACCCCGACCGTGTGCGCGCTTCGCAGCGTGCCCGTGGAGAGGACGTCGCGCTCGTCGACGCCCTCCTGTCTGCCGACGAACGGCGCAGGTCGTCCGGCGTCCGCTTCGACGAGCTGCGCGCCGAGCAGAAGTCGCTCGGCAAGCTCATCGGCAAGGCGGCCGGCGACGAGAAGGCCGAGCTGCTCAAGAAGGCCGAGCAGCTCAAGGCCGACGTCAAGGCCGCCGACGCCGAACGCGACGCCGCCGACGCGGAGACCCAGGAGCTCCTGCTCAGGCTGAGCAACCTCGTCCACCCCGACGTGCCCGTCGGCGGCGAGGAGGACTTCGTCACGCTGGAGACGCACGGCACCGTCCGCGACTTCGCCGCCGAGGGCTTCGAGCCCAAGGACCACCTGGAGCTCGGCCAGCTCCTCGGCGCGATCGACGTCGAGCGCGGCGCCAAGGTCTCCGGCAGCCGCTTCTACTTCCTGACCGGCGTCGGCGCGCTGCTCGAGCTGGCCCTGGTGAACGCCGCGATGGCGCAGGCCACGGCGGCCGGCTTCACGCCGATGCTGACCCCGGCGCTGGTGCGCCCCCAGTCGATGGCGGGCACCGGCTTCCTCGGCCAGGCCTCGCAGGACGTCTACCACCTGGACAAGGACGACCTGTACCTGGTCGGCACGTCCGAGGTGGCCCTGGCCGCCTACCACATGGACGAGATCCTGGAGGCCGACCGGCTGCCGCTGCGCTACGCGGGCTTCTCGCCCTGCTTCCGCCGCGAGGCCGGCTCGCACGGCAAGGACACCCGGGGCATCTTCCGCGTCCACCAGTTCGACAAGGTGGAGATGTTCTCCTACGTCACCCCGGAGGAGTCGCAGGAGGAGCACCGGCGGCTGCTGGAGTGGGAGAAGCAGTGGCTGACCTCGCTGGAGCTGCCGTTCCGCGTCATCGACGTCGCCTCGGGCGACCTGGGCTCCTCGGCCGCCCGTAAGTACGACTGCGAGGCGTGGATCCCGACCCAGGGCAAGTACCGCGAGCTGACCTCGACCTCGGACTGCACCGAGTTCCAGTCGCGCCGCCTGCAGATCCGGGTGCGTGAGGACAAGAAGGTACGCCCGCTGGCCACGCTCAACGGCACGCTGTGCGCCGTACCGCGCACCATCGTGGCGATCCTGGAGAACCACCAGCAGCCCGACGGCTCGGTGCGCGTGCCCGAGGTGCTGCGCCCCTACCTGGGCGGCCGCGAGCTCCTGGAACCGGTCGCCAAGTGA